Part of the bacterium genome is shown below.
CCAAATCCGGCGTGTCCACCCAGGGCGCGATTTTGCTGACATTGAGGTCCACGTAGTTATACCCCTCGACCATGTCGAACGCGGCCACACTGTCGCCCCGCGGCGGCCGGTTTCTGTAGGTGATGGTCATCTCCTCCCAGGGGCCGGCCACTTTGCCAGCGAGTACCGCTCCCTCGACAGGATCAATGGCATTGAATACCAGTTGAGCCTCGACCAAATCCGTGCCGTCGTATT
Proteins encoded:
- a CDS encoding DNRLRE domain-containing protein; translated protein: YDGTDLVEAQLVFNAIDPVEGAVLAGKVAGPWEEMTITYRNRPPRGDSVAAFDMVEGYNYVDLNVSKIAPWVDTPDLAYGIQLSRDGRDGVDNFGVFYSRETEHVPELRLTFSGPAVEEASWGEIKAAF